The Streptomyces sp. NBC_01255 genome window below encodes:
- the asnB gene encoding asparagine synthase (glutamine-hydrolyzing), translating into MCRILGTIAAGADRPDPAELAAVSARQRHGGPDEHHVLSGPGWSLGCDRLAVTDPCGGQQPYRLPHLPGILAVLNGEIYNHAELRRALAARGHRFPDRCDGTVLPALYAEYGPAFAEHLDGMFAVAILDLRPGSAQLVLSVDDMGMKPVYFHHDPYDGSTRFASEIPALLAFEGVRISPRDDALDTVLATRTSFSTHTALDGVSVLPPGATALVRPGSAPVVRRRGPRPATPLGDTQDTQDILRHEVRRLAHAEVPVCAITSGGLDSGLVTALAAEHARETDAPPLHTFHLTYRGKWPDSEAAYARSVARRARTVHHEVSVEPDELSSLLTRTVRHLGQPNADPITLSTYALFRAVRQNGFTVALAGDGADELFGGYDRMRAALAAPAGADWAGAYADALSAAPRLLREHLYTANYRAHIADQGSAADRIEQELRSAEAVGEDRLTAMTAFETRWRLPAYHLRRVDHLSMAWAVEARMPFCQPSVVAHARALPTAARTGKRALYEAGSELLPAGVLRRPKQPFTLPLAAMLAPGSPLLDTVRELLSPARLVLGGKVRADRVQKLLARQLERPSHHDALALWGLAVHELWTEVVQGMRIPVGCAA; encoded by the coding sequence ATGTGCAGGATTCTCGGCACCATCGCCGCGGGAGCGGACCGCCCGGACCCCGCCGAGCTCGCGGCGGTCTCGGCCCGCCAGCGCCACGGCGGCCCCGACGAGCACCATGTGCTCAGCGGGCCCGGCTGGTCGCTCGGCTGCGACCGGCTCGCCGTGACCGACCCGTGCGGCGGGCAGCAGCCCTACCGGCTGCCGCACCTCCCCGGCATCCTCGCCGTGCTCAACGGCGAGATCTACAACCACGCCGAACTGCGCCGCGCGCTCGCCGCCCGCGGCCACCGCTTCCCCGACCGCTGCGACGGCACCGTGCTCCCCGCGCTGTACGCCGAGTACGGGCCCGCCTTCGCCGAGCACCTCGACGGCATGTTCGCCGTCGCGATCCTCGACCTGCGCCCCGGCTCGGCCCAACTCGTCCTCTCCGTCGACGACATGGGCATGAAGCCGGTCTACTTCCACCACGATCCGTACGACGGCTCCACCCGCTTCGCCTCCGAGATCCCCGCCCTCCTCGCCTTCGAAGGGGTACGGATCTCCCCGCGCGACGACGCCCTCGACACCGTCCTCGCCACCCGCACCTCCTTCTCCACGCACACCGCGCTCGACGGCGTCAGCGTCCTGCCGCCCGGCGCGACGGCCCTGGTCCGCCCGGGATCCGCGCCGGTCGTACGCCGCCGGGGCCCCCGCCCCGCAACGCCCCTCGGCGACACCCAGGACACTCAGGACATCCTGCGCCACGAGGTCCGGCGGCTCGCCCACGCCGAGGTGCCCGTCTGTGCGATCACCAGCGGCGGCCTCGACTCGGGCCTCGTCACCGCGCTCGCCGCCGAGCACGCCCGCGAGACCGACGCCCCGCCGCTGCACACGTTCCACCTCACCTACCGGGGCAAGTGGCCGGACTCCGAGGCCGCGTACGCGCGTTCCGTCGCCCGCCGGGCCCGGACCGTCCACCACGAGGTCTCCGTCGAACCCGACGAACTCTCCTCCCTCCTCACCCGGACCGTCCGCCACCTCGGCCAGCCCAACGCCGACCCCATCACCCTCTCCACGTACGCGCTCTTCCGCGCCGTCCGCCAGAACGGCTTCACCGTCGCGCTCGCCGGCGACGGCGCCGACGAACTCTTCGGCGGCTACGACCGGATGCGCGCCGCACTCGCCGCGCCCGCCGGGGCCGACTGGGCCGGCGCGTACGCCGACGCCCTCTCCGCCGCCCCGCGCCTGCTCCGCGAACACCTCTACACCGCCAACTACCGCGCCCACATCGCCGATCAGGGCTCCGCGGCGGACCGCATCGAGCAGGAACTGCGCTCCGCCGAGGCCGTCGGCGAGGACCGGCTCACCGCGATGACCGCCTTCGAGACGCGCTGGCGGCTCCCCGCGTACCACCTGCGGCGCGTCGACCACCTCTCCATGGCCTGGGCCGTCGAGGCCCGCATGCCCTTCTGCCAGCCCTCCGTCGTCGCGCACGCCCGCGCCCTGCCGACGGCGGCACGGACGGGCAAGCGGGCGCTGTACGAGGCCGGGTCCGAGCTGCTTCCGGCAGGCGTCCTCCGCCGCCCCAAGCAACCCTTCACGCTCCCGCTCGCGGCGATGCTCGCCCCCGGCAGCCCCCTCCTCGACACCGTCCGCGAACTGCTCTCCCCGGCCCGGCTCGTCCTCGGCGGCAAGGTACGCGCCGACCGGGTGCAGAAGCTCCTCGCCCGCCAGCTCGAACGCCCCTCCCACCACGACGCCCTGGCCCTCTGGGGCCTCGCCGTCCACGAACTGTGGACGGAGGTCGTACAGGGCATGCGAATCCCGGTGGGCTGTGCGGCCTGA
- a CDS encoding PIG-L deacetylase family protein: MEDSERGRGAPASLLVVAAHPDDIEFCVSGTVMQWIERGTRVTYCIVTDGGAGGYDEQLPRQAMADLRRAEQVHSAKLSGVADVRFLGYPDSFVEASVELRRDLCRVIREVRPQRAIIPSPEINWARVADLHPDHRAVGDACLRAVYPEARNPFAHAQLLKEEGLEPWTVHELWLMTGPTPNQYVDVTPVFDRKVEALRIHTSQTAHFDDLAGLLRDWLGEHATAGGLPPGRMAEAFQIVHID; encoded by the coding sequence ATGGAGGATTCCGAGAGGGGCCGCGGCGCACCCGCATCCCTGCTGGTCGTGGCCGCGCACCCGGACGACATCGAGTTCTGCGTCAGCGGCACCGTCATGCAGTGGATCGAGCGCGGCACCCGCGTCACGTACTGCATCGTCACGGACGGCGGCGCCGGCGGTTACGACGAACAGCTCCCCCGGCAGGCGATGGCGGATCTGCGCCGCGCCGAGCAGGTCCACTCCGCGAAACTCAGCGGCGTCGCCGACGTCCGCTTCCTCGGCTACCCCGACAGCTTCGTCGAGGCGTCCGTGGAGCTGCGGCGCGACCTGTGCCGGGTCATCCGCGAAGTGCGCCCGCAGCGGGCCATCATCCCGTCCCCCGAGATCAACTGGGCGCGCGTCGCCGACCTCCACCCCGACCACCGCGCGGTCGGGGACGCCTGCCTGCGCGCGGTCTACCCGGAGGCCCGCAACCCCTTCGCGCACGCGCAGCTCCTCAAGGAGGAGGGCCTGGAGCCGTGGACGGTCCACGAACTGTGGCTGATGACCGGCCCCACCCCGAACCAGTACGTGGACGTCACCCCGGTCTTCGACCGCAAGGTCGAGGCGCTGCGCATCCACACCTCCCAGACGGCCCACTTCGACGACCTGGCCGGCCTGCTCCGCGACTGGCTCGGCGAACACGCGACGGCGGGCGGGCTGCCGCCGGGCCGGATGGCGGAGGCGTTCCAGATCGTGCACATCGACTGA